One genomic window of Corynebacterium diphtheriae includes the following:
- a CDS encoding ABC transporter ATP-binding protein, with amino-acid sequence MLRADNVTMRFGTTTVLDNITLELPRRHLLGLIGPSGSGKTTLAGLLSGRLAPTSGTVTIDNEPVPHNRTHRRTDIVSISQQPRDACNPNWTLRTIIGEPLAIAGELSTEQIARRVEECAARALLSPSLLDRLPNNVSDGQLQRACIARALVIDPAFLICDEPTSMLDPLATAAVVDLLRRIAHEGAGVLFISHDHRLLRACTDEVVQIGGEK; translated from the coding sequence ATGCTACGCGCTGACAACGTGACCATGCGATTTGGCACCACCACAGTGCTCGACAACATCACGCTAGAACTACCGCGACGCCACCTCCTCGGGCTCATCGGACCCTCGGGATCCGGAAAAACCACCCTCGCAGGGCTTCTCAGCGGACGACTCGCACCCACATCAGGCACCGTGACTATTGATAATGAGCCAGTCCCACACAACCGCACACACCGACGCACCGATATTGTTAGTATCAGCCAACAACCACGCGATGCCTGCAATCCCAACTGGACGCTACGCACCATCATCGGTGAACCCCTCGCCATCGCCGGCGAACTTTCAACAGAACAGATCGCGCGCCGGGTAGAAGAGTGCGCCGCACGCGCCCTGTTAAGCCCCAGCCTGTTGGATCGCTTGCCTAATAATGTCAGTGATGGCCAGCTGCAGCGCGCCTGCATTGCACGCGCACTCGTTATCGACCCAGCATTTCTCATTTGCGACGAGCCCACATCAATGCTGGATCCGCTAGCTACCGCGGCTGTTGTGGATTTGTTGCGCAGAATTGCCCACGAAGGTGCCGGAGTACTGTTTATTTCCCACGACCACCGATTGCTACGGGCGTGCACTGATGAAGTGGTGCAAATAGGGGGAGAAAAATAA
- a CDS encoding ATP-binding cassette domain-containing protein — translation MSNAQYMSWAKQHTVSLAVFLLVLLYALIVPLVMDAGTPSFSNALQPPSAKHIFGTDHFGFDLFVRSAESLRVSLMVGAFSALFATALGVMVGLIAATTGGRIDRIIMRINDAVNSIPHLILSVVIVALFRGSLLAIVISIALTHWSPVARIVRSSVLAVRTSGYVEASYAAGATSGWVLRKHLAPAALGQAVVAMVMLMPHAVWHESALSFLGLGIQADEPSLGTLMDLAREDIIRGAWWALLFPATVLLATTLSGVSLARKRLARATTVPEPARVAPTVSDTIALTGMNISVDSAHLVQEASLTLVQGQVTGLIGASGSGKTTLGRSIVGIAPEGASISGHVELNGQRHDWDAATLGALRGNVVGFVPQSAAQSFTPVRRIGAQIQEVIDQHHSPATVADLLRRVHLNADVADMFPHQLSGGMAQRAAIAAALAGNPRFIIADEPTSALDPELTRDILTLLRSLADELGVGVLIISHDIEDLRELRLCDSIAVMNDGEIVATGNHDDVLIHPQHPFCIALLAALPSGGLHLEKEAENATR, via the coding sequence ATGTCTAACGCTCAGTACATGTCGTGGGCCAAACAACACACAGTAAGCTTGGCAGTCTTCTTGCTCGTGCTGCTGTATGCACTGATTGTGCCCCTAGTAATGGATGCCGGCACCCCTAGCTTTAGCAATGCATTACAACCACCAAGTGCCAAGCATATTTTTGGCACCGACCACTTCGGATTCGACCTGTTCGTACGCAGCGCTGAAAGCTTAAGAGTTTCTCTCATGGTGGGCGCGTTCTCAGCCCTATTCGCCACCGCACTAGGAGTTATGGTCGGCTTGATAGCAGCCACCACAGGAGGGCGCATTGACCGCATCATCATGCGTATCAACGATGCGGTGAACTCCATCCCACACCTCATCTTGTCCGTAGTCATCGTTGCACTGTTTCGAGGCTCGCTACTGGCCATTGTCATATCCATCGCGTTGACGCACTGGTCGCCCGTTGCTCGTATCGTGCGCTCATCAGTACTGGCCGTGCGCACATCCGGCTACGTAGAAGCCTCCTACGCTGCCGGAGCAACCTCTGGATGGGTGTTGCGTAAACACCTTGCACCTGCGGCTTTGGGTCAAGCAGTGGTTGCCATGGTGATGCTCATGCCGCACGCGGTATGGCATGAATCCGCGTTGTCGTTTTTAGGGCTGGGCATCCAAGCCGATGAACCATCACTCGGCACACTGATGGATCTCGCCCGCGAAGACATCATTCGTGGAGCATGGTGGGCGCTCCTCTTTCCTGCCACAGTGCTACTCGCCACCACTTTGTCAGGGGTATCCCTTGCCCGAAAACGCCTCGCGCGCGCCACAACCGTACCGGAGCCCGCCCGAGTCGCACCCACGGTCAGCGACACAATTGCGCTCACTGGGATGAACATCTCCGTCGACTCCGCACACCTAGTGCAGGAAGCATCGCTCACCTTAGTGCAAGGGCAAGTAACCGGACTCATCGGTGCTTCCGGATCAGGCAAAACCACCCTAGGGCGATCCATTGTCGGAATCGCACCGGAAGGGGCGTCGATAAGCGGACATGTTGAGCTCAACGGGCAGCGCCACGACTGGGATGCGGCCACGCTCGGGGCGCTACGCGGAAACGTCGTAGGATTCGTGCCGCAATCAGCCGCCCAATCCTTCACCCCCGTGCGACGTATCGGCGCGCAGATTCAAGAAGTCATCGACCAACACCACAGCCCCGCCACCGTAGCCGACCTGCTCAGACGCGTACACCTCAACGCCGACGTCGCGGACATGTTCCCGCACCAACTCTCCGGCGGCATGGCACAACGCGCAGCGATCGCAGCGGCTCTCGCCGGCAACCCCCGCTTTATCATCGCCGACGAACCCACCAGCGCACTTGACCCCGAACTCACCCGCGACATCCTCACGCTGCTGCGCTCGCTTGCCGACGAGCTCGGCGTGGGCGTTCTGATTATCAGCCACGACATCGAAGACCTCCGCGAACTACGCCTATGCGACAGCATCGCAGTCATGAACGACGGCGAAATCGTCGCCACCGGCAACCACGACGATGTCCTCATCCACCCACAGCACCCCTTCTGCATCGCACTACTCGCAGCCCTACCCAGCGGCGGACTGCACCTAGAAAAGGAGGCAGAAAATGCTACGCGCTGA
- a CDS encoding ABC transporter permease has product MVGWRMFTIAVTTVVVTFIMFGLAALSPFDPLAHYLGSSYGDYTEAEREKIAAALGVDVPWYHQWLRWWTDVLTGDLGWSRVYNKPVSAVIVERLPWTILLSATGLLLMLVIATILGVWSARRPGGVVDKAVNALGVFIAATPSYVYALGTVLLFAIFLHAIPVGGASPVGYAPRLGTVGPYLIAPAIVLAISQLSWPLLTMQQATVEATRSPAVANARLRGIKERTVLIKHVLPMSMMPLVTLLGARLGELVVGAVIVETVFSWPGLAQATVESAIAVDFPLLAFITVATTVVVMLGSLASDLSYMLIDPRVSDV; this is encoded by the coding sequence ATGGTGGGCTGGCGAATGTTCACCATCGCGGTGACCACCGTGGTGGTTACGTTTATCATGTTCGGCCTGGCGGCACTGTCGCCGTTTGACCCCCTAGCGCACTATCTCGGTTCGAGCTATGGCGACTACACCGAGGCGGAACGAGAAAAAATTGCGGCAGCCCTCGGAGTGGATGTTCCGTGGTACCACCAGTGGTTGCGCTGGTGGACAGACGTGTTGACCGGTGATCTTGGCTGGTCGCGAGTGTACAACAAACCAGTTTCTGCTGTGATCGTCGAACGACTCCCATGGACGATCCTGCTATCAGCTACTGGGTTGCTCCTCATGCTAGTGATTGCGACGATCCTCGGAGTATGGTCGGCTCGCCGACCTGGGGGTGTCGTCGACAAGGCGGTGAATGCCCTAGGCGTGTTCATCGCGGCAACCCCCTCCTACGTGTACGCACTCGGTACAGTCTTGCTGTTTGCGATTTTTCTCCACGCCATCCCGGTCGGTGGTGCAAGCCCCGTCGGATACGCACCTCGGCTGGGAACCGTCGGCCCCTACCTCATAGCGCCTGCCATCGTGCTAGCCATATCGCAGCTATCGTGGCCGCTGCTCACAATGCAACAAGCCACCGTAGAAGCCACCCGTTCACCAGCTGTAGCAAATGCGCGTCTGCGCGGCATTAAAGAAAGAACTGTGCTGATAAAGCACGTTCTTCCCATGTCTATGATGCCGTTGGTAACACTATTGGGTGCCCGCCTAGGCGAACTCGTGGTCGGTGCGGTGATCGTCGAAACGGTCTTTTCGTGGCCAGGGCTTGCTCAAGCAACCGTGGAATCCGCTATCGCAGTAGATTTTCCCCTCTTAGCTTTTATCACCGTTGCCACCACAGTTGTTGTCATGCTGGGATCTCTTGCAAGCGACCTGTCCTATATGTTGATCGATCCGAGGGTAAGCGATGTCTAA
- a CDS encoding ABC transporter substrate-binding protein produces the protein MRKLISLTLACLVTGSVVTACGDPGQSEASGDPGHPTRLVLADRKAGDGFHPATGYGQTGVSPVYDGLLRPVSNGPEKVPNFVPALAAEMPTSNADATEWTVKLREGVKFTDGSDFDAEDVKASYAIARDLESGSEVVGRYDVIKDVEIKDPHTVVFKMTVPLAEILSRMTYAIAPSELLTKGSITESKLNTHPVGTGAYELVENRGDEVVFKANENYFEGAPEVKELVITTAADDTARAQRVAAGEIDGAAIPPSQLKTVEGKKDLEINTTHTADWRGISFPKIPEIADPRVRKALNLAVDRQAFVDGPLGGHGTTVSTLISSIYGDAHDPSLDYKQDIAAAEKLLDEAGWVKNSNGVREKDGKPFRVELYYAGSDTVRRDIAIEFSSQMKKLGLDFPTTASTWDEIATKLGDVSVVTGGGSAPYDLTIMAYEYLHTRTPSTGKWANPGDYGSEKLNALLDQARSEVDVEKRNNLWRKIQAEYVNNPSALNLVNVDHVYVGKKNEWKKPELLLEPHIHGVTWGPWWRISEWTK, from the coding sequence ATGCGAAAACTGATATCTCTCACGCTTGCGTGCCTCGTCACCGGTTCCGTCGTTACTGCTTGCGGTGATCCAGGGCAATCCGAAGCTTCCGGAGATCCCGGACATCCCACGCGACTCGTTCTAGCAGATCGAAAAGCTGGTGATGGATTCCACCCAGCTACCGGCTATGGACAAACTGGTGTGAGCCCCGTTTATGACGGCCTATTGCGTCCAGTATCAAACGGCCCAGAAAAAGTGCCCAACTTTGTTCCTGCATTGGCTGCCGAAATGCCAACCTCGAACGCTGATGCCACAGAGTGGACCGTTAAGCTGCGCGAAGGTGTGAAATTCACCGATGGTTCTGATTTCGATGCCGAGGATGTTAAAGCGTCCTATGCAATAGCTCGGGATTTGGAATCGGGCTCAGAAGTAGTTGGTCGCTACGACGTGATCAAAGACGTGGAAATAAAAGATCCACACACTGTGGTCTTCAAAATGACCGTGCCGCTGGCCGAGATTCTATCCCGTATGACCTATGCGATCGCACCCTCAGAACTTTTAACAAAAGGGTCGATTACAGAGTCGAAACTGAATACGCATCCTGTAGGAACGGGCGCTTACGAGCTAGTAGAAAACCGTGGCGACGAAGTGGTCTTCAAAGCCAACGAGAACTACTTCGAAGGTGCCCCAGAGGTCAAAGAGCTCGTTATCACGACCGCTGCAGACGACACCGCTCGCGCCCAGCGCGTTGCCGCAGGTGAAATAGACGGTGCTGCGATCCCACCTAGCCAGCTCAAAACCGTGGAAGGCAAGAAGGACCTAGAAATTAATACCACGCATACTGCTGACTGGCGTGGCATCTCCTTTCCTAAGATTCCAGAAATCGCCGATCCTCGAGTCCGCAAAGCACTGAACCTCGCTGTGGATCGCCAAGCGTTTGTCGACGGACCTCTCGGCGGACATGGAACAACCGTGTCAACGCTGATTTCATCAATCTATGGTGATGCACATGATCCATCACTGGATTACAAGCAGGACATCGCTGCAGCGGAGAAGCTTCTCGACGAAGCCGGCTGGGTGAAAAATTCCAACGGTGTGCGTGAGAAAGACGGAAAACCATTCCGTGTCGAGCTCTACTACGCCGGAAGCGACACCGTGCGACGCGACATCGCCATCGAGTTTTCTTCTCAGATGAAAAAGCTGGGACTCGATTTCCCCACCACTGCAAGCACTTGGGATGAAATCGCAACCAAACTTGGTGATGTTTCCGTTGTCACAGGTGGAGGATCAGCACCTTACGACCTGACCATTATGGCCTATGAATATCTGCATACTCGTACACCCTCCACTGGAAAGTGGGCGAACCCTGGTGACTACGGATCCGAAAAGCTAAATGCATTGCTCGATCAAGCACGCAGCGAAGTAGACGTGGAAAAGCGCAACAACCTGTGGCGCAAGATTCAGGCAGAATATGTGAACAACCCTTCAGCACTGAATCTCGTCAACGTCGATCACGTGTACGTGGGCAAGAAGAACGAGTGGAAGAAACCAGAACTTCTTCTTGAGCCTCACATCCACGGTGTGACCTGGGGTCCATGGTGGCGGATCTCGGAGTGGACAAAGTAA